A stretch of the Vigna radiata var. radiata cultivar VC1973A chromosome 9, Vradiata_ver6, whole genome shotgun sequence genome encodes the following:
- the LOC106773283 gene encoding scarecrow-like protein 15, translated as MLSFKVVKLVHGESTTVLLSLVVFRHLGNVITLLADLRMVSPSVVVLVDSEGWADMATVAASSFRCSVVSSLDYYSMMLESLYVFTARGGGEWVRRIKMMHL; from the coding sequence ATGCTTTCCTTTAAGGTAGTGAAGCTCGTTCACGGCGAGAGCACCACTGTGCTCCTTTCCCTAGTGGTTTTCCGCCACCTCGGAAATGTCATCACGTTGTTGGCGGACTTGCGGATGGTCTCTCCAAGCGTGGTGGTTTTGGTGGATAGCGAGGGGTGGGCGGATATGGCTACAGTAGCAGCCTCGTCGTTCCGATGTAGCGTCGTGAGCAGTTTGGACTACTACTCGATGATGTTGGAGTCGTTGTATGTGTTTACAGCTAGGGGAGGAGGGGAGTGGGTGAGGAGAATCAAGATGATGCATCTGTAA